The window AGGTGTTGCCCTTGCTGTAGAGGCGCACATACCGTGCCTCCGTGCCTTTGGCGTCCACGAGGCGGCCTTCGTTGCTCTCGACATATTCCTTGTCCTTGCCAGCGCCGAGGCCCGCCGAATTGTCGTGATCGTTGTTGTAGAGGGTTACCACGTCCTGCGTGAAATCAGGGTCATTGGCCACTCTCACCACGAAATCGTGGTACACGCGCTCGGAGGTGTGGAAATGCCACACGAGAATCGCGTAGAGCTTGTGTTTCTTCTCCAGATCAATCTGCACCCACTGGAGCCCTTTGTCGAGTTCCACGAGGCTCTTTTCCTGGAAACCCTTGTCGCCGTCGGTGATCATGGGGAGCTTGCCCATCGAGGGGGTTTTATCGCTGCTGGTGACCGGCTTGCCCTTGGACACGAGTTCGGCGCCCACCGGGGCCATGAAAGGTTCGCGCGCCTTGTAGGTGAACTCCAGAATCTCCGACCAGTAATCCAGCGGGGTGCCCATGAACGACTTTTCGGGCAATTCTATCTTGAGGGGCGCCTGCTCCTCGCCAGCAAACGCCGGAGCGGACGTCATGGCGAACAGCATCGCCGCGACGAAAAGGGTGACCATTGCGTATTTCATTCGTAACCTCCTTGAATTCAAGGCTTTCAGCCCACAGTTTACCCGCAAAAGGGACGCATGAACGGCCCCTAATATTCACACAAAATTCCGCGAAGCCCTCGCATCGCACACGGGGAAAGTATCCTTTTTCCAGGGATGAAAAGTCAAATTTCTTCCCTGTTTCTCCGGGCTCTTCATGCATGCCCGTCTGCCGGGTCTTGATGATTCGCGCCCGGGCGCCTACTATGCCTGCCGCGAGGTGTGGAAGGGTTTTCGGTATCCGGAGGTATGGCCATGCGCGTATTCGTTTGTCTTGTGAGCTCGACGTTGTGCATCGCGGCCGCTCTTGCTGCGGAGAATACCCCCATCCAGGTAGATGGCGTCTTCCCCAACATGACGGTCTTCGCGCCCGGCGCGGGGAGCCGCAGCGAGACGGGCATCGGCGCGCTTATCCCTTGGGCCGATCGTCTCTGGGCCATCGGCTACGTCGCCCATATCAGCGGGCAAGGGATTGGCCTTTACGAGATACAGGACGACATGACCATGCGCCTGCACCCGGCAGCGGTCACGGGCACGTTTGCCAACCGTCTCATCCATTGGGAAACGCTCCNNNNNNNNNNNNNNNNNNNNNNNNNNNNNNNNNNNNNNNNNNNNNNNNNNNNNNNNNNNNNNNNNNNNNNNNNNNNNNNNNNNNNNNNNNNNNNNNNNNNCCGGCAGCGGTCACGGGCACGTTTGCCAACCGTCTCATCCATTGGGAAACGCTCCAGGCCGTGATTGGACCTCACGTCATCGACGCGGAAGGCAACGTGCGCACCATCGAACCCCTGACGAAACACCGCCTCACCGCCACGGCCCGCCACCTCGTGCACCCCGAAACGATGGTCTATTTTCTAACCATGGAAGGGTTGTTGTTTGAGACCGAGCTCAAGACCCTCGAGACGCGCCAACTGGCCGACCTCGTGAAAGAACTCGACATCGAGGGGCAGCCCCATTTCAAAGGAGGGCATACTGCGCAAGGCCGTCTCGTCGTCGCCAACAACACCTACGAGGAACCCGAGTTCCTGGGCGAACGCGCGGCAGGATGTCTCGCGGAATGGGACGGCACGCAGTGGCGCGTGCTCGAGCGCAATCCCTTTGTCGAGGTTTCCGGCAAACAGAATCCGGGCGCCGGACAGCGCTACGGCAACACCCTGTACGCGACGGGGTGGAGCAAGTCGTCCGCCATCCTGCGGGTGCTTCACAACGGCGAGTGGTCGCGCTATCTGCTTCCCAAGGCCAGCCAGGCCTTCGACCACACCTGGAACACCGAGTGGATGCGTATCCGCGAAGCCCAGACCGAACGCTATCTCATGGACCTGCACGGCATGTTCTATGAGCTGCCGGCAATGGTCTACGGGGGCCGCGTCTGGGGCATCCGGCCCATTGCCACGCACCTGCGCATCGTGCCCGATTTCTGCCATTGGCGCGGCATGTTTGTTATGGCGAGCGACCAGACCGACAACGCCGTCGGACAACCCCAGTCCGGGCTGTGGTTTGGCAACATCGACGACCTGTGGTCCATGGGCAAACCCGCGGGATGGGGCGGCCCGTGGTGGGATACGCCCGTGAGGCCCGATGAGCCTTCCGATCCCTTCCTCATGACCGGGTTCGACAAAAAATGCGTGCATATTACCCACGACAGCGATGAAAAGGTGACGTTCACGCTCGAGGTGGATGCCTTGGGCAGCGGCGCGTGGCAGTTCTACATGGCCCTGGTCGTATTCCCCGAACGCCGCTATGTCCACCACGAATTTCCGGACGGTTTCTCAGCGCATTGGGTGCGGGTGCGCGTGGACCGCCCCTGCAGCGCCACCGTCTATTTCACGTACACGTGAAGGCATTTCCCGCGGCCTCTGTCAGGCGAACGGGGCGCGGTTTCAGGCGGCGGGGATCACTCCCCAGACATCGAGATGCCGGTCGGTGACTTGTTCAACCTCGAGCGCATCCAGACCGGCCGTGTCGAGTTGGCATACGATTTCCTCGACGGTATATGCGGACAGGAGAGACCGGTAATATTCCTCGCGCAGGAGCGGCGACTCGTTCCCGGCGTGTTTGCTGACTATGTCCAAGGCATCGGAGGCGGAACCCGGGCGGGCCAAATCGCGCAGGAACACAAGCGCGCCGGGTTTGGCCACGCGTTTGATCTCTTTCCACAACAGGCCGGTATCGGTGATGTGATGCAATATGCTGTTCGAGAACACGACGTCCATGCTGTGGCCGCGTATGGGCAAAGACTTCGCGTCGGCCAGCAACAGGCCTATTGTGGCGGCAGCGTTTGCCTTTTTGCAGGCGTCCAATCCGAGCTGGAGCATGGCGTGCGACGCGTCCACCGCCCAGATGCGCCAGCGGGGTCTTGCCCGGGCGACGCGCACCGGGATGTCCGCGGGGCCCGTGCCGAGGTCGAGGGCGACAGCCGTGTCTCGGCCGCTACTCAATTCGCGCAGCCGTTCCACGAACGCGGCGTTCACTTCCGCAAAATCAGCCAGGGCATATGCGTACGCTTCTTCCGCCTCATCCATGATTTCCGGTTCGGCCTGGCGATGCAATCCATCGGACATATTGGGCGCTCCCTGGTCTTATGTTCAGGGCAGGAACGTGCGGGAGCTTCCCGCGTGGGCCCTGCAGGTTGTTGTGCGTGCGCCCTCTCAAGACCTTCGGCGCACGGTGGGAAAGGGCCGGCCTGCATTCCTCGGCGCTACGGATTGGCGCCCTCTTCAGGCTGGGGACGATACCGCTGGCTGAATACCTCCTTGAGCTGCTCTTTGTCATGGCCGCCCGCCAGCCGCAACAGGTCGCCTATGGATTTCGGATGTTCCGAGAGTCTGATCTTCTCCATGACCAGCGCCTGGTTTGCCACGTCCTGTTTCATCAGCTCGATGATGGCCGCAAGCATGCACAGCCGTTTGATGCAGCCAATGAGAACCCCGTCGTCGAGCACCGGCAGCAGATTCACGTTCGTACGCAGAAAGATCGAGGCGATGGCGAATATGTCCGTGCTCGGCGTAAGAGTCTCGGTGACAGGAGACATATAGTCAGCCACGCGCGCGCGCCCGATGGCTTCGAAGCCATCGTAGACTTCGCTGAGCAAGACCCGCAGACAGTCCTCTTCCGTAAGGATCCCCACGAGGCGGTAATCGGCGTCAACCACCATCGCGGCATTCTCTCCCTTATGGCAGAGTGCTTCCATTGCCTCGAAAACACTGATGTCAGGGTGAAACAGGCGGGTGGTGGTCTTCATGATGTCGCGTGCTACAGGTACTGCAACCATAGTGTCCCTCCCATCGTAGGCAGTTCAGAGGGGCCTCATGCGCACCGTGGCCAGCGTTTGCTGACCGTCTCCATTATAGCACGCGGCGAGGCAAATGGCTTGGCTCGCGGCGCCGGGCTCAGCCAACGTGGGACTGCAACTTGACTTGCATCGCGGAAATGCGCTAATGTACCGTGTTTTCTGCGCAACGGTGCACGAAAAAGATGCGATTCTGAACAAAAACGCGCCGGCGTTCTATCCCCTTTTGCAGTAGGGAATTCGGCCGAAAAGAACCGCGAAACAGCTAACGATCGGCAAAACAGAAAAGGACAGTCATGGCCAGGTATACGGGACCAAAACACAAGCTGTGTCGTCGTTTGGGCTCTTGTGTATGGGGCGATCCAAAATGCCCTTCCGGCAAGCGGCCTTTCGCGCCAGGGCAACATGGCCCGACCTTGCGGCGAAAAGCGACAGTATACGGACAACAGTTGTTGGATAAGCAGCGGATCCAGACCCATTATGGGCTTCTCGAGAAACAGATGCGGCGCACATTCAGCAAGGCTCAGCGCATGGGCGGCGTCACCGGATCGAACTTGCTCATGCTGCTCGAGTCGCGCCTGGACTCGGTCGTGTATCGTCTGGGTCTGGCCCGCACCATGAATCAGGCGCGCCAAATCGTCACCCACGGCCACATCCTCGTGAACGGGCAGAAGTGCAACATGCCCAGTTTTCAGGTGAAGCCGGGAACGGTGGTCAGCGTGAGGGAAAAGAGCCGCAAGATCCCCGCGTTGGCGGATGGAGCGGCAAGCCCGCCGGCGGCGATTCCGGAATACCTCGAGCGTGCCGCTGATTCGTTTGAAGGCAGGATGATCGCCACCCCGAACCTCGAGACCATGCCGTTCAAGCCGGACACGGCGGGCATCATCGGCTTCTACTCGCGCTGAGCCGCATTGCAGTGTTTTTCGGGCGGGCCGTTTTTGGGCTCGCCCGTCGTGTATATGCTTGATCCGCGGCCGGTGCATCGGGCCGCCCCAACTCACGAACGATGGCGCTTTCACTCCCGACATTACAGGCTGTCGAGCACGCCGCGCGAGCGCTGGGCGAATCGCCCCGCAACCGGGCGGAGGTGGTGGGCCTCTGGGGTTCCGGCAAGACCCTTGTCGCGGTTCAACTCGCCCAATCCCGCAACGCGTCTCTCCTGATTGCCGCTGCCAGCCGGGCCGACGCCGACGCCATCTACGAGGATCTGTGCTCGTTCCTGCCCGAGGAACAATGCCTTTCGTTTCCCGCCTGGGAAGTGCTGCCGGCCGACGTCATGGAACCCGCCGACGATATCGTGGCGGAGCGCATGCATGTCTTGATGCGCCTGTCGGAAACCCTCGAGAGCAGCAAGCCGGTGGCCTGTGTCGCGCCCGTTCAAGCCCTGCTGCAACGGGTCGCTCCCCGCAAACGCCTCGACGAGCAAAGCATCACCTTGCAGACCGGCCGCGAATACGAGCTCGACACCCTGTTGCTGAAACTCATCGAATTGGGTTACGAACGCGACCTGATGGTCGAGCAGCGGGGCCAGATGAGTCT of the Candidatus Hydrogenedentota bacterium genome contains:
- a CDS encoding class I SAM-dependent methyltransferase, with product MSDGLHRQAEPEIMDEAEEAYAYALADFAEVNAAFVERLRELSSGRDTAVALDLGTGPADIPVRVARARPRWRIWAVDASHAMLQLGLDACKKANAAATIGLLLADAKSLPIRGHSMDVVFSNSILHHITDTGLLWKEIKRVAKPGALVFLRDLARPGSASDALDIVSKHAGNESPLLREEYYRSLLSAYTVEEIVCQLDTAGLDALEVEQVTDRHLDVWGVIPAA
- a CDS encoding CBS domain-containing protein encodes the protein MVAVPVARDIMKTTTRLFHPDISVFEAMEALCHKGENAAMVVDADYRLVGILTEEDCLRVLLSEVYDGFEAIGRARVADYMSPVTETLTPSTDIFAIASIFLRTNVNLLPVLDDGVLIGCIKRLCMLAAIIELMKQDVANQALVMEKIRLSEHPKSIGDLLRLAGGHDKEQLKEVFSQRYRPQPEEGANP
- the rpsD gene encoding 30S ribosomal protein S4, with protein sequence MARYTGPKHKLCRRLGSCVWGDPKCPSGKRPFAPGQHGPTLRRKATVYGQQLLDKQRIQTHYGLLEKQMRRTFSKAQRMGGVTGSNLLMLLESRLDSVVYRLGLARTMNQARQIVTHGHILVNGQKCNMPSFQVKPGTVVSVREKSRKIPALADGAASPPAAIPEYLERAADSFEGRMIATPNLETMPFKPDTAGIIGFYSR